The Chitinophagales bacterium genome contains a region encoding:
- a CDS encoding cyanophycinase gives MHQLFHTIIAVLLLSLSACHVANNEPQHKPENTSGTLFIIGGGDRDDTLMQQMIILSGWKQGDLMTAITLPSTYDSSYFWINDQLQRMTGQRCVKFDSAAIQDVAKLDSLKRSKIIFIGGGDQLRMMQLIAGSTVKATIQQAYRMGATVGGTSAGAAIMSSLMITGNQLMDTAYAPTFPVLLDSNIELKEGLGLLDSVIVDMHFIARSRYNRLFSAVISHPHYQCIGIDEATAIIVHDDSATVTGLSEVLVIETPDQIRKGKNHLVGANDIDVSVYLPGEKFSIKK, from the coding sequence ATGCATCAACTCTTTCATACCATTATAGCCGTCCTGCTGCTTTCTTTATCTGCCTGTCATGTTGCCAATAATGAACCACAACATAAACCGGAAAACACCTCCGGCACGCTTTTCATCATCGGCGGCGGCGACCGTGATGATACGCTGATGCAGCAAATGATCATACTGTCGGGATGGAAACAGGGAGACCTCATGACAGCCATTACACTGCCAAGTACCTATGACAGTTCCTACTTCTGGATCAATGATCAGCTGCAGCGCATGACCGGGCAACGATGCGTGAAGTTTGACTCCGCGGCCATACAGGATGTTGCGAAACTTGATTCGCTGAAGCGTTCCAAAATCATCTTTATCGGCGGCGGTGATCAGCTGCGGATGATGCAGCTGATTGCGGGCAGCACGGTGAAAGCAACCATACAGCAGGCGTACCGGATGGGAGCAACTGTTGGTGGCACGAGCGCCGGTGCTGCTATTATGAGCAGCCTGATGATTACCGGCAATCAGCTGATGGATACCGCATATGCGCCTACCTTTCCGGTGCTGCTCGATTCCAACATCGAGCTGAAAGAAGGCCTGGGCCTGCTCGACAGCGTAATCGTTGATATGCACTTCATTGCGCGAAGCCGTTATAACCGTTTGTTTTCCGCTGTGATCAGCCATCCGCATTATCAGTGTATCGGCATTGATGAAGCTACAGCCATCATTGTACACGATGACTCTGCGACGGTAACCGGCCTCAGTGAAGTGCTGGTGATAGAAACACCCGATCAGATCCGTAAAGGAAAAAATCACCTCGTTGGCGCCAATGATATTGATGTATCCGTTTATCTGCCGGGTGAAAAATTCAGCATTAAGAAGTGA
- a CDS encoding LytTR family DNA-binding domain-containing protein, protein MSIYKAIIIDDDEFTRKSLQDYLQLFFTDLQLVANCSDAASGLQAIARHQPNLVFLDIEMPGGSGFDMLNRIDPVSFEIIFITSFDHYAIRAIRYSALDYLLKPINPDELKNAVQRFRDKKGSAHTPVPVLQNFISNLRAKTTDDFKLAIATTEGTLFLPIQEIIRLEADGSYTLFHLRGHKKLLASRTLKDFADLLDEHRFLRVHKSHLVNRRYVRSILNTHRLLMEDDMEVDVSRRKWEEVKNKLKESA, encoded by the coding sequence ATGAGCATTTACAAAGCCATTATTATTGATGATGATGAATTTACGCGCAAATCGCTGCAAGACTACCTGCAGCTTTTCTTTACCGATCTGCAGCTGGTAGCCAACTGCAGCGATGCCGCTTCAGGATTGCAGGCTATTGCACGCCATCAGCCCAATTTGGTATTTCTCGATATTGAGATGCCAGGCGGCAGCGGCTTCGATATGCTCAACAGGATTGATCCGGTTTCCTTTGAAATTATTTTTATCACCTCCTTTGATCATTATGCCATCAGGGCTATCCGCTACAGCGCACTTGACTACCTGCTGAAACCCATCAACCCGGATGAACTGAAGAATGCCGTGCAACGATTCAGGGATAAGAAAGGGAGTGCCCATACACCCGTTCCTGTTTTGCAGAATTTTATCAGCAACCTCCGCGCGAAAACAACCGATGACTTTAAGCTGGCCATCGCCACCACGGAAGGCACCCTCTTTCTTCCGATACAGGAGATAATACGGCTCGAAGCCGATGGCAGCTATACCCTGTTTCACTTGCGCGGGCATAAAAAGCTTTTGGCATCACGCACGCTGAAAGACTTTGCCGACCTGCTCGATGAACACCGTTTTCTGCGCGTGCACAAATCGCATCTCGTAAACAGGCGCTATGTGCGCAGCATCCTGAATACACACCGGCTCCTGATGGAAGATGACATGGAAGTGGACGTATCAAGGAGAAAATGGGAAGAAGTGAAAAACAAGCTGAAGGAATCGGCTTAA
- a CDS encoding tetratricopeptide repeat protein, with product MRTVFQFAFITVCLLLPAAGFSPTVAQELTDAEKYRMEYQSATDDTMRINALRKLGTTYANTHPDSAILLTRQALAAAKQAAWTKGIAQCGLNLGVYFQNITAYDSSLAYTNLALEAALKLNDNNRLALIYINRATMLTITARYEAAFADLMQAIKLSEAEKNKDRLARASITMSQLYMYQENWTAALPWTEKALALQTELGNEQQIGVCKLNLGGIYLKLGDKDAAETTLLDALRIAEHNSDFEGIANTAISLSEVYHETGNRPLAISYLKKSVAASAQIGNMNLLSTASYNLGNLYFETGDHKQALQSFSAGLESVKGIKEQEYEQLNCLEGIARAQSAAGDYKSAYAALAQAMLLKDSVNQRLQNRKLLELQAQFETEQKDKAIVLLNKDKLLQAEEVRRQRELKNIFIAGALLLLLIAALLWNRFVIKQRSARELAAKNILIEQARQRAEKSEQFKSQFLANMSHEIRTPMNAVIGMTNLLLDEPQDEKNRHYLSVIKHASENLLVIINDILDLSKLEAGRMVAEKIPFVLQEMVTSVSDTLQLKADEKGLLFSTAIAGDVPPVLLGDPSRLSQVLLNLAGNAIKFTEAGSVTITIERPEKNAAPVSGSGLVALRFSVTDTGIGIEPEKRLKIFESFTQANTTDTRRYGGTGLGLTISKNLVEILGGKLELESEPGAGSVFSFVLHMEPASDAQLHSFQHPQEGYSADDLFGLKILLAEDNEHNQMVAVDTLKKMIPEVEIKVVNNGKEVLGLLRKYQAENETTPEKPAFFDLILMDIQMPEMNGYETTEIIRSAFPPPLSQVPIIALTASVIRSDLKKCLEAGMNSYVAKPFRKEELLQEIGKVMHRNAIQMTHETQPSILEHETKGKDTLPHAFAAAGSIDLTRLRDICDNDPVKQQEYFSQFLRLVPERIQQLKTVSAAQDRESICEAAHRLKPQLSFFEMKKEVLILHEIETRAMALTAQELEGLITQLSEGCNLAVSRIEKELEKIL from the coding sequence ATGCGCACTGTTTTTCAATTCGCCTTCATTACGGTTTGCCTGCTGCTGCCCGCAGCGGGCTTTTCACCAACCGTTGCGCAGGAACTGACCGATGCAGAAAAATACCGTATGGAATATCAAAGCGCAACCGACGATACGATGCGCATCAATGCCCTCAGGAAGCTGGGGACCACCTATGCAAACACGCATCCCGACAGTGCTATTCTGCTAACCCGCCAAGCGCTTGCCGCCGCAAAGCAAGCAGCATGGACGAAAGGGATCGCACAATGCGGCCTGAACCTTGGTGTCTACTTTCAAAATATCACCGCCTACGACAGTTCTCTCGCCTATACCAACCTTGCGCTGGAAGCTGCGCTGAAGCTGAATGATAATAACCGGCTGGCACTGATTTATATCAACAGGGCAACCATGCTGACCATCACCGCCCGGTATGAAGCTGCCTTTGCCGATTTGATGCAGGCAATTAAATTAAGTGAAGCCGAAAAGAATAAAGACCGGCTGGCACGTGCAAGCATCACGATGTCGCAGCTTTACATGTACCAGGAAAACTGGACAGCTGCATTGCCCTGGACGGAAAAAGCGCTTGCGTTGCAAACGGAGTTAGGCAATGAACAACAAATCGGTGTATGCAAGCTCAACCTGGGCGGCATATACCTGAAGCTGGGAGACAAAGATGCGGCTGAAACAACACTGCTCGATGCGCTTCGTATCGCCGAGCATAACAGTGACTTCGAAGGAATCGCCAACACCGCCATATCACTCTCTGAAGTTTACCATGAAACAGGCAACCGGCCACTGGCCATCAGCTACCTTAAAAAGTCGGTGGCAGCTTCAGCACAAATCGGCAATATGAACCTGCTGTCCACCGCGTCGTATAACCTTGGTAACCTCTATTTTGAAACAGGTGATCATAAGCAGGCGCTGCAGTCATTTTCAGCGGGCCTTGAATCCGTGAAGGGAATAAAAGAACAGGAATACGAACAACTCAACTGCCTTGAAGGAATCGCCAGGGCACAGTCTGCGGCAGGTGATTACAAAAGTGCTTATGCTGCACTGGCACAGGCCATGTTATTGAAAGACTCGGTAAATCAACGGCTGCAAAACAGGAAGTTGCTCGAGTTGCAGGCACAGTTTGAAACAGAACAGAAAGACAAAGCCATTGTATTACTGAACAAAGACAAGCTGCTTCAGGCGGAAGAAGTGCGCCGTCAGCGCGAACTGAAAAATATATTTATTGCCGGTGCACTACTGCTGCTGCTGATTGCTGCCCTGCTTTGGAACCGCTTCGTCATCAAACAACGCAGTGCCCGGGAACTTGCCGCTAAAAATATCCTGATAGAACAGGCCCGGCAACGTGCCGAAAAAAGTGAACAGTTCAAGTCGCAGTTCCTGGCCAACATGAGTCATGAGATCCGCACACCGATGAATGCCGTGATAGGCATGACGAACCTGCTGCTCGATGAACCGCAGGATGAAAAGAACCGCCACTATCTCTCCGTTATCAAACATGCTTCGGAAAACCTGCTGGTCATCATTAATGATATACTTGATCTCTCCAAGCTGGAAGCCGGCAGGATGGTAGCGGAAAAAATTCCATTCGTATTGCAGGAGATGGTTACCAGTGTAAGCGACACCTTGCAGCTGAAAGCGGATGAAAAAGGGCTGCTGTTCAGCACCGCAATAGCCGGCGATGTTCCTCCCGTACTGCTCGGTGACCCTTCGAGGCTTTCACAGGTTTTGTTAAACCTTGCAGGCAATGCAATCAAATTTACGGAAGCCGGCAGTGTAACGATTACCATTGAGAGGCCGGAGAAAAATGCAGCGCCGGTTTCCGGAAGCGGGCTTGTTGCCCTGCGCTTTTCGGTGACAGACACCGGTATCGGCATAGAACCGGAGAAGCGCCTGAAAATATTTGAAAGCTTCACGCAAGCCAATACAACTGATACACGCAGATACGGCGGCACAGGTCTCGGGCTCACCATCTCAAAAAACCTGGTGGAAATACTCGGTGGAAAACTGGAATTGGAGAGTGAGCCCGGGGCCGGTTCTGTTTTTTCGTTTGTGTTGCACATGGAACCGGCATCAGACGCGCAGCTGCATTCCTTTCAGCACCCGCAAGAAGGATATTCTGCAGATGATCTGTTCGGATTAAAAATTCTGCTGGCGGAAGACAATGAACATAATCAGATGGTGGCGGTGGATACCCTGAAAAAAATGATTCCGGAAGTGGAAATTAAAGTGGTGAATAATGGAAAGGAAGTGTTAGGCCTGCTAAGAAAGTACCAGGCGGAAAATGAGACAACTCCGGAGAAGCCGGCATTCTTCGACCTCATACTCATGGATATTCAGATGCCGGAAATGAACGGCTATGAAACAACAGAAATCATCAGGTCTGCCTTTCCTCCACCGCTTTCACAGGTGCCCATCATCGCCCTTACGGCCAGTGTTATCCGCAGCGACTTGAAGAAATGCCTGGAGGCCGGCATGAATAGTTATGTGGCCAAGCCATTCAGGAAAGAAGAGTTGCTGCAGGAGATTGGAAAAGTAATGCACCGCAATGCGATACAAATGACGCATGAAACGCAACCATCAATACTGGAGCATGAAACAAAAGGCAAGGACACCTTGCCACATGCATTCGCTGCGGCCGGAAGCATTGACCTCACACGCCTGCGTGATATATGTGATAATGATCCGGTGAAGCAGCAGGAATATTTCAGTCAGTTTCTGCGACTCGTACCGGAAAGGATACAACAATTGAAAACAGTATCCGCTGCGCAGGACCGTGAAAGCATCTGTGAGGCGGCACACCGGCTGAAACCACAGTTAAGTTTTTTCGAAATGAAAAAAGAAGTGCTGATCTTGCATGAAATTGAAACCAGGGCAATGGCGCTTACCGCGCAGGAACTGGAAGGCCTGATCACACAACTCAGCGAAGGTTGTAACTTGGCAGTAAGCAGGATTGAAAAGGAGCTTGAGAAAATTTTATGA